Below is a genomic region from Brassica oleracea var. oleracea cultivar TO1000 chromosome C9, BOL, whole genome shotgun sequence.
NNNNNNNNNNNNNNNNNNNNNNNNNNNNNNNNNNNNNNNNNNNNNNNNNNNNNNNNNNNNNNNNNNNNNNNNNNNNNNNNNNNNNNNNNNNNNNNNNNNNNNNNNNNNNNNNNNNNNNNNNNNNNNNNNNNNNNNNNNNNNNNNNNNNNNNNNNNNNNNNNNNNNNNNNNNNNNNNNNNNNNNNNNNNNNNNNNNNNNNNNNNNNNNNNNNNNNNNNNNNNNNNNNNNNNNNNNNNNNNNNNNNNNNNNNNNNNNNNNNNNNNNNNNNNNNNNNNNNNNNNNNNNNNNNNNNNNNNNNNNNNNNNNNNNNNNNNNNNNNNNNNNNNNNNNNNNNNNNNNNNNNNNNNNNNNNNNNNNNNNNNNNNNNNNNNNNNNNNNNNNNNNNNNNNNNNNNNNNNNNNNNNNNNNNNNNNNNNNNNNNNNNNNNNNNNNNNNNNNNNNNNNNNNNNNNNNNNNNNNNNNNNNNNNNNNNNNNNNNNNNNNNNNNNNNNNNNNNNNNNNNNNNNNNNNNNNNNNNNNNNNNNNNNNNNNNNNNNNNNNNNNNNNNNNNNNNNNNNNNNNNNNNNNNNNNNNNNNNNNNNNNNNNNNNNNNNNNNNNNNNNNNNNNNNNNNNNNNNNNNNNNNNNNNNNNNNNNNNNNNNNNNNNNNNNNNNNNNNNNNNNNNNNNNNNNNNNNNNNNNNNNNNNNNNNNNNNNNNNNNNNNNNNNNNNNNNNNNNNNNNNNNNNNNNNNNNNNNNNNNNNNNNNNNNNNNNNNNNNNNNNNNNNNNNNNNNNNNNNNNNNNNNNNNNNNNNNNNNNNNNNNNNNNNNNNNNNNNNNNNNNNNNNNNNNNNNNNNNNNNNNNNNNNNNNNNNNNNNNNNNNNNNNNNNNNNNNNNNNNNNNNNNNNNNNNNNNNNNNNNNNNNNNNNNNNNNNNNNNNNNNNNNNNNNNNNNNNNNNNNNNNNNNNNNNNNNNNNNNNNNNNNNNNNNNNNNNNNNNNNNNNNNNNNNNNNNNNNNNNNNNNNNNNNNNNNNNNNNNNNNNNNNNNNNNNNNNNNNNNNNNNNNNNNNNNNNNNNNNNNNNNNNNNNNNNNNNNNNNNNNNNNNNNNNNNNNNNNNNNNNNNNNNNNNNNNNNNNNNNNNNNNNNNNNNNNNNNNNNNNNNNNNNNNNNNNNNNNNNNNNNNNNNNNNNNNNNNNNNNNNNNNNNNNNNNNNNNNNNNNNNNNNNNNNNNNNNNNNNNNNNNNNNNNNNNNNNNNNNNNNNNNNNNNNNNNNNNNNNNNNNNNNNNNNNNNNNNNNNNNNNNNNNNNNNNNNNNNNNNNNNNNNNNNNNNNNNNNNNNNNNNNNNNNNNNNNNNNNNNNNNNNNNNNNNNNNNNNNNNNNNNNNNNNNNNNNNNNNNNNNNNNNNNNNNNNNNNNNNNNNNNNNNNNNNNNNNNNNNNNNNNNNNNNNNNNNNNNNNNNNNNNNNNNNNNNNNNNNNNNNNNNNNNNNNNNNNNNNNNNNNNNNNNNNNNNNNNNNNNNNNNNNNNNNNNNNNNNNNNNNNNNNNNNNNNNNNNNNNNNNNNNNNNNNNNNNNNNNNNNNNNNNNNNNNNNNNNNNNNNNNNNNNNNNNNNNNNNNNNNNNNNNNNNNNNNNNNNNNNNNNNNNNNNNNNNNNNNNNNNNNNNNNNNNNNNNNNNNNNNNNNNNNNNNNNNNNNNNNNNNNNNNNNNNNNNNNNNNNNNNNNNNNNNNNNNNNNNNNNNNNNNNNNNNNNNNNNNNNNNNNNNNNNNNNNNNNNNNNNNNNNNNNNNNNNNNNNNNNNNNNNNNNNNNNNNNNNNNNNNNNNNNNNNNNNNNNNNNNNNNNNNNNNNNNNNNNNNNNNNNNNNNNNNNNNNNNNNNNNNNNNNNNNNNNNNNNNNNNNNNNNNNNNNNNNNNNNNNNNNNNNNNNNNNNNNNNNNNNNNNNNNNNNNNNNNNNNNNNNNNNNNNNNNNNNNNNNNNNNNNNNNNNNNNNNNNNNNNNNNNNNNNNNNNNNNNNNNNNNNNNNNNNNNNNNNNNNNNNNNNNNNNNNNNNNNNNNNNNNNNNNNNNNNNNNNNNNNNNNNNNNNNNNNNNNNNNNNNNNNNNNNNNNNNNNNNNNNNNNNNNNNNNNNNNNNNNNNNNNNNNNNNNNNNNNNNNNNNNNNNNNNNNNNNNNNNNNNNNNNNNNNNNNNNNNNNNNNNNNNNNNNNNNNNNNNNNNNNNNNNNNNNNNNNNNNNNNNNNNNNNNNNNNNNNNNNNNNNNNNNNNNNNNNNNNNNNNNNNNNNNNNNNNNNNNNNNNNNNNNNNNNNNNNNNNNNNNNNNNNNNNNNNNNNNNNNNNNNNNNNNNNNNNNNNNNNNNNNNNNNNNNNNNNNNNNNNNNNNNNNNNNNNNNNNNNNNNNNNNNNNNNNNNNNNNNNNNNNNNNNNNNNNNNNNNNNNNNNNNNNNNNNNNNNNNNNNNNNNNNNNNNNNNNNNNNNNNNNNNNNNNNNNNNNNNNNNNNNNNNNNNNNNNNNNNNNNNNNNNNNNNNNNNNNNNNNNNNNNNNNNNNNNNNNNNNNNNNNNNNNNNNNNNNNNNNNNNNNNNNNNNNNNNNNNNNNNNNNNNNNNNNNNNNNNNNNNNNNNNNNNNNNNNNNNNNNNNNNNNNNNNNNNNNNNNNNNNNNNNNNNNNNNNNNNNNNNNNNNNNNNNNNNNNNNNNNNNNNNNNNNNNNNNNNNNNNNNNNNNNNNNNNNNNNNNNNNNNNNNNNNNNNNNNNNNNNNNNNNNNNNNNNNNNNNNNNNNNNNNNNNNNNNNNNNNNNNNNNNNNNNNNNNNNNNNNNNNNNNNNNNNNNNNNNNNNNNNNNNNNNNNNNNNNNNNNNNNNNNNNNNNNNNNNNNNNNNNNNNNNNNNNNNNNNNNNNNNNNNNNNNNNNNNNNNNNNNNNNNNNNNNNNNNNNNNNNNNNNNNNNNNNNNNNNNNNNNNNNNNNNNNNNNNNNNNNNNNNNNNNNNNNNNNNNNNNNNNNNNNNNNNNNNNNNNNNNNNNNNNNNNNNNNNNNNNNNNNNNNNNNNNNNNNNNNNNNNNNNNNNNNNNNNNNNNNNNNNNNNNNNNNNNNNNNNNNNNNNNNNNNNNNNNNNNNNNNNNNNNNNNNNNNNNNNNNNNNNNNNNNNNNNNNNNNNNNNNNNNNNNNNNNNNNNNNNNNNNNNNNNNNNNNNNNNNNNNNNNNNNNNNNNNNNNNNNNNNNNNNNNNNNNNNNNNNNNNNNNNNNNNNNNNNNNNNNNNNNNNNNNNNNNNNNNNNNNNNNNNNNNNNNNNNNNNNNNNNNNNNNNNNNNNNNNNNNNNNNNNNNNNNNNNNNNNNNNNNNNNNNNNNNNNNNNNNNNNNNNNNNNNNNNNNNNNNNNNNNNNNNNNNNNNNNNNNNNNNNNNNNNNNNNNNNNNNNNNNNNNNNNNNNNNNNNNNNNNNNNNNNNNNNNNNNNNNNNNNNNNNNNNNNNNNNNNNNNNNNNNNNNNNNNNNNNNNNNNNNNNNNNNNNNNNNNNNNNNNNNNNNNNNNNNNNNNNNNNNNNNNNNNNNNNNNNNNNNNNNNNNNNNNNNNNNNNNNNNNNNNNNNNNNNNNNNNNNNNNNNNNNNNNNNNNNNNNNNNNNNNNNNNNNNNNNNNNNNNNNNNNNNNNNNNNNNNNNNNNNNNNNNNNNNNNNNNNNNNNNNNNNNNNNNNNNNNNNNNNNNNNNNNNNNNNNNNNNNNNNNNNNNNNNNNNNNNNNNNNNNNNNNNNNNNNNNNNNNNNNNNNNNNNNNNNNNNNNNNNNNNNNNNNNNNNNNNNNNNNNNNNNNNNNNNNNNNNNNNNNNNNNNNNNNNNNNNNNNNNNNNNNNNNNNNNNNNNNNNNNNNNNNNNNNNNNNNNNNCCCCCCACTGCTCCCTAAAGTGAAGCTTTTTGTACGGAAATGTGCTCGAAATGCATTGCCCACAGGAGATAATCTGCTCAGAAGGAACATCACGCATAATACCAACTGTATGCGGTGTGGAGCACCTGAGAACCTCCTACATGTCTTGTTCCACTACCCCTTTGCGATGGAAGTGTGGAATCTGTCCCCTTGGACAACTACCTTGGACCCGAACCTGACCACCTCCTTCCAACAAGAGCTCCAAACCTCGAGTCTCCGAGTAGCGTTACCTCCAATAGGTGTCATCACAAACCTATTCCCGTGGATCTCCTGGAACCTCTAGCTAGCACGAAATCAACTCATCTTCGAGAGCAAGACCTTGACGCATCAACAAGTCTTTAACAAAGCTATTACTTCTTGCAAGTAATGGGAAATGGCTCAATCACTCTCTCCAAAAACGAGAGGATCTGTACCGCTTACCCTAGCGCCCCCAAGTCTACATGCAAACTCGATCTTCTGCTTCACTGATGCCGCGTGGAGAGCCGATCAAAAAGCTGTAGGTTTGGCATGGATCTTCCTTAACCAAGACTCCACGGAGATCTCCAGAGAATCCTCCTTTCAAACAGCGGTTTCTTCACCACTTATGGCAGAGGCTCTGGCGATTAGAAGAGCTCTCCTCCACGCTTCAGCTTCTGGTCTCAACCTGATCTGGCTTCGCTCAGATTCCCAAGGGCTTATCAAAGCCATCAACTCGAATCTCCGATCGATAGAGCTCTACGGCGTTTTATCGGATGTAGATTCGATCATCTCTTCAGCTTCTCTTTCTGTCTCGTTTTCTTTCATTCCCCGTGACTGTAATGGGGTTGCAGACTCTCTAACCAAGAGTTGTTTGTTTCTGAACCTTTCAAGTTAAAGCCCATTCAATATATAATGCATTTTTAGTTGATAAAAAAAAAGGGACCTGGTTCCATGTATCAAAATACGAGTCTGCTGAGAAAGGAACCATTCCTGCTGAGAAAGAAATTATGGTATACCTATAAGCCCGTGAAAGGGACCTGGTTCCATGTATCAAAATACAAGTCTGCTGAGAAAGGAACCACTTCACACACATTTGATATATATGTTTTGCAACCGAATGATTATAATTTTTAGAGATCATACATTGGACCTAATAACATGATTTTATCGTGTATACTCCATTGTGAGAGTAGATTCTAAATCACTTTTTATGATTAAAAAGTTATGAGCCAAGACCAAAATATAGAGTGTAGTTTCCACTCAATGTCATTTGATTATGCGACTTTTATATTTTGTCTTAGGGCTTTTCTAGTCCAGTTAGTGGACTTTAATCTACTTGAAATATTTTCAGGTTTAACTGGATCTCTGATTCTTTTAGTTCAAAGAAGATTATTTTGTTAATTTTGTTTTTAAGTTCGAACCAGATTAACAAAAATACTTAGGCCTTGCAAGTATCTTCTAATAATATCTATTTTTCAAATAAAACATATTCTCTCCGTTTCAATATAGATGATGTTTTAGAAGGTTTGTTTTGTTTCAATTTACATGAAGTTTTGAGATTTTAAGGAAGTTTTGAGATTTTAAGGAAGTTTTGAGATTTTAAGGAAGTTTTGAGATTTTAAGGAAGTTTTGAGATTTTAAGGAAGTTTTGAGATTTTAAGGAAGTTTTGAGATTTTAAGGAAGTTTTGAGATTTTAAGGAAGTTTTGAGATTTTAAGGAAGTTTTGAGATTTTAAGGAAGTTTTGAGATTTTAAGGAAGTTTTGAGATTTTAAGGTTAACTTTAACTTTATTGGAAACTGTTCAACCAATTAGATTTTACGGTCTTTTTTATAATTGGTTAACTGATTTTAAAATTATATCTTTAAAATATTTTTCTAGGGAAATGTAATTTTCTTAATGTTTGTGTACTATTACAAAACATCAAGTATTATGAAACGGATGGAGTATAACTTTCTACATATTTTATCACTATTAATTAAAGTATAATTAACATAAATATAAACTACTAGATAATACAGACTAAATGTAATGAAATTATGTTTAAATGTAACTTTTCTCTTTATAAAACGGAGTAGATTTTTAAAAAATTTGTTAGTTTTGGGCTTTGACAAACAAATAATGCAACACTTGTGCCTCTCTGACAGAAGAACAATGCAGTGTACAGAACGCACGCGGTTAACGCGTGGTGAATAATTTTTTGACTTAAGTTGAAAAACGTTTTGACTTATACAGGTCGCTTATTTCGAGGCAAAACGTACGGATTCCCAATAATATAACTCCACGTGGGAAGACGGAGCTGTTAACGGAAAGAGTTAGACGAGCATTTTTTTCATCCGTTACAGTACGTCAATTAGCGCCGTTAAAACAAAAAGTCTGCCGTTTACCCTTCTGGTCCGGTAAGTATTTAATGAGAATTTACTCCTCCATTTATTGCAAAGGGAAAGAAACTCAGAAGAAGAAAAAACTTAGAGAGAGAAAGTAGGTAAACTCCAAAATCTCTAGAGAGTATAGAGAGAATACCATTCTTGTTTCTTCTTCTCGGAAGCTAAAGAAGGTGAGAAAGTGAGATAAAACAAGAGAAAGTGAGAGAAAATCTCTATTAAAATGTCAAAAAGAAATAGGGCATTATCTTTAGCTAGTTTGTGTTGTGTGTTCTTCGGATGCATATGTATTTTCTTCTTCTCTTTTAAAATTATTTTTCATGAAAATCCTTTGAAATTTTTGTAAAATATTTTTTCCCAAGTTCGGTCCAAAATATTACTACAACATAAAATATATACACAATCCTTATTTTTTTTCATGAATGTTCAGATAGTGTCTTATTTATTTTTATCAGTTGGACTTGGACCTGTATTTTCTTGATTTTTATTTTGAAAAGAATTACCAGCAATAAATGTTTTTATCGGTTATATTTTTTGTATTTAATTCTAAATATTTTCTGAACTGTGAAACGAGCTGCTGGCTCTGGTAATTTTGCATTTGAGATTAATTCTGAGATTTCATAAAATATTTCTGCATTTCCATGCACTGATTCTCCCTTTTGAACCTTCGCTTATTCAAGATTTTCAAGAAAAATCTAAGTGAGATCTTTGTAACGATTAGTTTCTTTGTTGTTGTTGCAAGTAATGTTGACAATAGAGGAAGAAAGTGTGATGACATCAGACAACAGATTTGCTTCGCCGCCTCCGCCTGCTTCTTCTTCTCCGGCAACAATCCAAAACCCTAATTTTAATTTCATCCCTTTCAACTCATTTTCCTCCATTATCCCGGTTTGTTTCTAATTAAAAATTTCCACATTTATCTCAAATTTTTTGCTCTTCGATTAATAATATTTTTTTCAACCCATCGATTAATAATATTTTTTATTAGAAGGAGGAGCATGGAATGATGAGTATGAGCATGATGATGATGATGGGAGATGGAGCAGTGGAGGAAATGATGGAAAACGGGTCGGTGGGTGGGTCATTCGGGTCGGTTAGTGAACAAGCAGAAGATCCAAAGTCCGGGACTGAGTTTGTTGTTAATGAACTTCGAGACGATGAACAACCTCCTCCTGCGAAGAAGAAACGTTACCACAGACATACTGATCGTCAGATCCAAGAAATGGAGGCGTAAGTGTTTGCATCTTTTGGTTTCAAAATTGTATATGAACCCAACCGCACCGAAGTGGAAACTATTTCAGGCTAACTAGGTTTATAATAGTTTTGGTTTTAGTTTCGGTCTAAAGTCGATTTTTAAAAGAAAAGTCAACTTTTAATCTGGATGAAAATGTTTTCGGTTTGTATTATGGGGTTTTAATTAGTTTCATG
It encodes:
- the LOC106314517 gene encoding uncharacterized protein LOC106314517, translated to MAQSLSPKTRGSVPLTLAPPSLHANSIFCFTDAAWRADQKAVGLAWIFLNQDSTEISRESSFQTAVSSPLMAEALAIRRALLHASASGLNLIWLRSDSQGLIKAINSNLRSIELYGVLSDVDSIISSASLSVSFSFIPRDCNGVADSLTKSCLFLNLSS